A single genomic interval of Aminobacter aminovorans harbors:
- a CDS encoding NAD(P)/FAD-dependent oxidoreductase, whose protein sequence is MGPPVDPVPAGDIRPKSADVVIVGGGIIGVSAALFLARKGISVVVCEKGHVAGEQSSRNWGWCRRMGRDPRELPLIVEALKMWGGIEELVGEDVGFRRTGILYLCQDESDVEHHAEWVKRAGDYALDSKMIEGRALAELMPGGRKTFRAALHTPSDGRAEPQKAAPAIARAAQRAGARILLRCAAREIETEGGRVSGVVTENGPIRASTVVIAGGAWSSQLCRSVGIRLPQLAVRSSVMRTGPVRGGPDGAAWTEGFAYRKRLDGGYTIADGTISYHHVNPDSFRYVTDFLPILSREWRSVGLRFGDFLGGPFGLSPRLEGEGSAYERHRTLDPAPAVAPLEAARANMEKVFPVLKGVPTLQRWAGFIDATPDAVPVIAPVGSLPGLVIATGFSGHGFGIGPAAGRLTADIVTGDKPLVDPTAFRYERFIDGTRHRPTTGV, encoded by the coding sequence ATGGGGCCTCCAGTCGATCCGGTTCCTGCTGGCGACATCCGGCCGAAGAGTGCCGATGTCGTCATCGTCGGTGGCGGCATCATCGGCGTCAGCGCGGCGCTGTTCCTGGCGAGGAAAGGCATCTCGGTCGTCGTCTGCGAGAAGGGGCATGTGGCCGGCGAACAGTCGAGCCGCAACTGGGGTTGGTGCCGGCGTATGGGCCGCGACCCCCGCGAGCTGCCATTGATCGTTGAAGCGTTGAAGATGTGGGGCGGCATCGAGGAGCTGGTCGGCGAGGACGTGGGCTTTCGCCGCACCGGCATCCTCTATCTCTGCCAGGACGAAAGCGACGTCGAACACCATGCCGAATGGGTGAAGCGCGCCGGTGACTATGCGCTCGACAGCAAGATGATCGAGGGCAGGGCGCTGGCCGAGCTGATGCCCGGAGGGCGAAAGACGTTCCGGGCTGCACTGCACACGCCGAGCGACGGCAGGGCCGAGCCGCAGAAGGCAGCGCCGGCGATCGCCCGTGCCGCCCAGCGCGCCGGCGCGCGCATCCTTTTGCGTTGTGCGGCACGCGAGATCGAGACCGAGGGTGGCCGTGTCTCGGGCGTGGTGACCGAGAACGGTCCGATCCGCGCCAGCACCGTCGTCATCGCCGGCGGCGCATGGTCGAGCCAGCTCTGCCGGTCGGTCGGCATCCGCTTGCCGCAGCTTGCCGTACGCTCGTCGGTGATGCGGACCGGTCCTGTTCGGGGCGGTCCCGACGGTGCCGCCTGGACGGAAGGCTTTGCCTATCGCAAGCGCCTCGACGGCGGCTATACCATCGCCGACGGCACGATCAGCTATCATCATGTGAACCCCGACAGCTTCCGCTACGTCACCGATTTCCTGCCGATCCTGTCGCGGGAGTGGCGCTCTGTCGGCCTGCGCTTTGGCGATTTCCTCGGCGGCCCCTTCGGGCTTTCACCCAGGCTGGAAGGCGAGGGCAGTGCCTATGAGCGGCACCGCACGCTCGATCCGGCGCCGGCCGTTGCTCCGCTCGAAGCTGCCCGTGCCAATATGGAGAAGGTGTTTCCGGTGTTGAAGGGCGTGCCCACGCTGCAGCGCTGGGCTGGCTTCATCGATGCCACGCCGGATGCCGTGCCGGTCATTGCGCCTGTTGGATCGCTGCCCGGGCTGGTCATCGCCACCGGATTTTCCGGCCATGGTTTTGGGATTGGCCCGGCCGCTGGGAGGCTGACGGCCGACATCGTCACCGGTGACAAGCCTTTGGTGGACCCCACGGCTTTTCGCTACGAGCGCTTCATCGACGGCACCAGGCATCGTCCGACGACCGGGGTGTGA